The Carnobacterium divergens genome includes a window with the following:
- a CDS encoding nucleoside deaminase produces MGFQTHEEYLMRCVELSKLAREHGNTPFGALLIDKEGTILLEQENIEITENICTGHAETTLAARASQKYSKEFLWDCTLYTTAEPCAMCTGTIYWGNIGRIVFGMTEKRLLELTGDDEQNPTFDLPSSTILAHGQKDIQVLGPFPAVEKAAAAVHEGYWD; encoded by the coding sequence ATGGGCTTTCAAACACATGAAGAGTACTTAATGCGTTGCGTTGAACTTTCAAAATTGGCAAGGGAACATGGCAATACACCTTTTGGTGCGTTATTAATTGATAAAGAGGGTACCATACTCTTGGAACAAGAAAATATTGAAATCACAGAAAATATTTGTACGGGTCATGCAGAAACTACTTTAGCAGCGCGTGCTTCACAGAAGTACTCTAAAGAATTTTTATGGGATTGCACACTTTATACAACAGCCGAGCCCTGTGCGATGTGTACGGGAACGATTTATTGGGGCAATATTGGTCGAATTGTGTTTGGCATGACTGAAAAGCGTTTGTTGGAATTGACAGGTGATGATGAACAAAATCCAACCTTTGATTTGCCAAGCAGTACGATTTTAGCTCATGGACAAAAGGACATTCAGGTTCTTGGACCCTTTCCAGCAGTCGAAAAAGCAGCAGCAGCCGTTCATGAAGGGTATTGGGATTAA